CGGCGGTCGCGGCATTCGCCGCTGCGACGATGCCACTCAGTTGCGCCAGGCCTGGGAGCGGGTGATTTCCGAGGCCACCAAGGCTTTCGGCAGCGCCGACGTGTTCATGGAAAAGTGTGTGGTCGAGCCGCGGCACATCGAGGTGCAGATACTCGCCGATCGCCACGCCAACGTCATCCACCTGTTCGAGCGCGATTGTTCGATCCAGCGCCGCAACCAGAAACTGATCGAGATCGCCCCCAGCCCGCAGCTGACCCCCGAACAGCGTGCCTATGTCGGCGAACTGGCGGTGCGCGCCGCCGAGGCGGTGGGCTACGAAAATGCCGGGACCGTCGAGTTCCTGGTCAAGGGCAACGAAATCTATTTCATGGAGATGAACACCCGAGTCCAGGTCGAACACACCATCAGCGAGGCGATCACCGGGGTCGACATCGTCCGCGAGCAGATCCGCATCGCCGCCGGGCTGAAACTGGCGTTCCGCCAGGAAGACATTCGCCATCACGGTTATGCGATCCAGTTTCGCATCAACGCCGAGGACCCCAAGAACGACTTCCTGCCGTCGTTCGGCCGGATCACCCGCTACTACGCGCCGGGCGGCCCGGGGGTGCGTACCGACACGGCGATCTACACTGGCTACACGATTCCGCCGTATTTCGACTCGATGTGCCTGAAGCTGATCGTCTGGGGGCTGACCTGGGAGGAAACCCTGAATCGCGGCATTCGCGCGCTCAACGACATGCGCCTGCAGGGGGTCAAGACCACCGCGCCCTATTACCAGGAGATCCTGCGCCACCCGGATTTTCGGCGCGGCGAGTTCGACACCGGCTTCGTGCCGGCGCACCCGGAGCTGCTCAATTACTCGGTGAAGCGCAATCCCGAAGAGGTCGCATTGGCCATTGCTGCCGCCATCGCCGCCCACGCCGGACTATAAGGAGAGATTCATGAGCCCGAAGCAACCCGACCGGGTCCACGTCACCGACGTCGTGCTGCGTGACGGTCATCAGTCGCTGATTGCCACTCGCATGCGCACCGAGGACATGCTGCCGATCTGTCCGCAGCTGGACGCCATCGGCTTTCATTCCCTGGAGGTATGGGGTGGGGCGACCTTCGACGCCTGCGTTCGTTTTCTCAAGGAGGACCCCTGGGAGCGGCTGCGCGCATTGAAGGAGGCGCTGCCCGCCACGCCGCTGCAGATGCTGCTGCGCGGCCAGAACCTGCTGGGCTACCGCCACTATGCCGACGACGTGGTCGAGCGTTTCGTCGCGCGTTCCGCTGACAATGGCATCGATATCTTCCGGATCTTCGACGCGCTCAACGACCTGCGCAATCTGGAAACCGCGATGCGCGCGGTCAAGGCCAGCGGCAAGCACGCCCAGGGCACGCTGTGCTACACGGTCAGCCCGGTGCATACCCTGGCGATGTTCGTCGAACAGGCCCGCCGGCTGGTCGAGATGGGCGCCGATTCGATCGCCATCAAGGACATGGCGGGTCTGCTCACCCCCTATGCCACCGAACAGCTGGTGGCGGCGCTGGTCGAGGCGGTCGAGGTGCCCATTCACCTGCATGCCCATGCCACCTCGGGGCTGTCGTCGCTGTGTCATCTCAAGGCGATCGAGGCCGGCTGCCGGCACATCGATACCTGCAACTCCGGCTTCGCCGGCGGCACCAGCCACCCGTCCACCGAAGCGATGGTCGCCGCACTGCAGGGCACCGGCTACGATACCGGGCTGGATCTCGAGGCGCTCAAGCAGGTCGGCGACTATTTCCGCGAGGTGCGCAGGAAATACGCCGCCTTCGAGAGCGAGTTCACCCGCGAGGACGTCTCGGTACAGATCAACCAGGTGCCGGGCGGGATGATGTCCAACCTGGCCAACCAGCTCAAGGAGCAGAACGCGCTATCGCGGATTCGCGAGGTGTTCGCCGAGATCCCGCGGGTGCGCGCAGACCTTGGCTACCCGCCGCTGGTCACGCCGACCTCGCAGATCGTCGGCACCCAGGCGGTGATGAACGTGCTCACCGGCGAGCGCTACAAGGCCATCACCAACGAGGTCAAGCGCTACCTGCAGGGCGGTTACGGCCAGCCGCCGGCCGAGGTCGACGCCGAGATCCGTCGCCGGGCGATCGGCAACCAGCCGGTCGAGGAGGGGCGCCCGGCCGATGCGCTGGCACCCGAGATGGAGCGCCTGGGCCGCGAGACCGGAGAGCTGGCCGAGAGCGAGGAGGACGTGCTGACCTTCGCCATGTTCCCCGAACTGGGCCGCGATTTTCTGCAGGGGCGCCGCGACGGCACCTTAAGCCCCGAGCCGCTGCCCGCGCCCGACGCCGCGGCGGGGCGCCCGGCGACCGAGGGCGTGCCCACCGAGTTCGTGATCGATGTGCATGGCGAGTCCTACGAAGTGCAGATCACCGGTGTGGGACGCAACACCGGCGGCAAGCGCCAGGTCTACCTGACGCTTGACGGCATGCCCGAGGAAGTGGTTTTCGAGGCCAAGGACGACTATGTCGGCAGCGCGGCGCCGGGGCGTGCCAAGGCCAGCGCGCCGGGGCACGTCACCACCTCGATGCCGGGCAACATCGTCGACGTGCTGGTCGCTGTCGGCGACGGCGTCGAGGCCGGTCAGCCGGTGCTGGTCACCGAAGCGATGAAGATGGAAAGCGAAGTTCATGCCCGGGTCGCCGGCACCGTGCAGGCCGTCCACGTTGCGCGTGGCGATCGCGTCACGCCCGGCGAAGTGCTGATCGAGATCGACTGAGTCACAGCTTTAGGTGGTCGGCAAGTGGCTGTCGGGATGGGCGATGGTGCCTGCCGACTCACGGCGAGGCATCGCCGGACTTGCAACTGGCGCTGAGCCGGCTAGTAGTTAAGAGTAAGCAATTGTTCGCCCCACCCAGGAGAGACCCCATGGATGACAAGCACCGTAGCGATGAACTGGCCCGCCTGGTCGACCAATGCTACAGCCAGGCGCGCCGCGTCGATGGCCGCAGCGCACTGATGGGCGGTGCGCTCGGGCTATTGTTGAGCAGCCGCCATGGACGCGGCGTGCTCGGCAAGGCCCTCAAGTACGGCCTGGTGGCGGGGGTCGGTGCGCTGGCCTGGCGGGCACGCAGCGAACGCGAGCGCAGCCCATCGCGCGGGCTGGACGACGCGACGCCATCATCCAACGGCGACGAGACGATCGCCGAGACGCGGGTCTCCGAGACGCCGGCCGCCGGAACGCCGGCCGCCGGAACGCCGGCCGCCGGAACGTCGACGGGCTCCTTCGCGACCCAGCGCGACGACGCCGAACCGCCACAGGTGCCTTGAGTCGGCAACTCGCCTTCATGGCCACGTGGTCGCCGACGGCGTTCGGCGCGCGCTTGGCGCTGCATCCCGCTCTACCGTGACGCCCGCAACGCCGGGCGCCACGTATCTGCATTTCCGGACCCTTCAGGCCTGTTTCCGCCGCTGCCGGCTGCGAGTCGTCGCGCCATGGTCCGAAATGAACCCGCAATCGAGGGCTTTTGTTGGCTGCATGGCAGGCAAGATGGCGTTACCCTTATCATGCAGTGCAGCAAAGCCACTACGGGAGCTTTCACCATGTTGTCTCTTTATGCCTCCATGGCGCAGGCGGCCACGACCTTCTGGGATCCGCTGGGGATCGGTCGCGCCGCCATCGACTATTGGCGTGACGCCGCCGAGCGCAGCGTGCTCTATCTGGATGTCATGCGACAGCGCGGCAACCAGTACCTCGAGCACATGGAAAAGACCCGTCCCAGCGTGCTGGGCTTCGCGACCGAGATGCTGGTCGATGGGCGGGATCTGCCGCGTCCGGTCAATTACGAGCTGATGCGCGTGCTGCCGCCCGAGGGCGTTATCGTCGACGACGACATGCGCCCGTTCGTGGTCGTCGACCCGCGTGCCGGTCATGGGCCGGGCATCGGCGGCTTCAAGCCCGACAGCGAGATCGGCGTGGCGCTGCGCGCCGGTCATCCCTGCTACTTCATCGGTTTTCTGCCGTTTCCGGTGCCTGGGCAGACGGTGGAGGACGTCGTCGAGGCCGAAGCGCATTTCCTGCGTCAGATCATCGAGCGTCACCCGCAGACCGACGAGAAACCGATGGTCGTCGGCAACTGTCAGGCCGGCTGGCAGCTGATGATGGCGGCGGCGCTCGAGCCCGACTGTTTCGGGCCCATCCTGATCGCCGGCGCGCCGCTCTCCTACTGGGCGGGCGAGCGCGGCAAGGCGCCGATGCGCTACTCCGGCGGGATGCTCGGCGGCAGTTGGCTGACCGCCTTCGCCAGCGATCTGGGGGCGGGCAATTTCGATGGCGCCTGGCTGGTGCAGAACTTCGAGAAGCTCAATCCGGCCAATACGCTGTGGAGCAAGCAGTACAACCTGTTCGCCAACGTCGACAGCGAGGCGCGTCGCTATCTGGAATTCGAGCGCTGGTGGGGCGGCCACGTGGTCCTCGACGGTGCCGAGATCCAGTATATCGTCGACAATCTGTTCATCGGCAACCGACTGAGCAGCGCCCAGTTGCAGACCCGCGACGGCCGGCGCATCGACCTGCGCAACGTGCGCTCGCCGATCGTGGTGTTCTGCTCGAAGGGCGACGACATCACGCCGCCGCCCCAGGCGCTGGGCTGGATTCGCGATCTTTACGGCAGTGTCGACGACATCCAGGCCAACGACCAGACCATCGTCTATTGCGTCCACGATACCACCGGCCATCTGGGCATCTTCGTCTCGGGCAGCGTCTCGCGCAAGGAGCACGCCGAGTTCACGGAGAACATGGATTACATCGATATCCTGCCGCCGGGGCTCTACGAGGCCGCAGTCAACGAACGGCCCGGTGACGGGTCCGCAGCGCAGCATGTCGATGGCGATTACCTGCTCGAGTTCACCCCGCGCGATCTCGACGATGTCAACGCCATCGTCCAGCCGATCCACGAGGACGAGCGGCGCTTCGCCACCCTGGCCAGGGTCTCGGAGATCAATCTGGGGATATACCAGCGCTACGCGCAGCCCTGGATGCAGGCGATCGTGACCCCCGAGGCGGCGCGCTGGATACGCCGCATGCACCCCATCCGGCTGGGCTACAAGCTGCTCTCGGATCGCAATCCGGCCAGCGTGCCGTTGCCGGTGATGGCCGATTTCGTCAAGGCCAACCGCGCTGCGGTCGGCAACGACAACCCGTTTCGGGTCGCCGAGAGCATGCTCTCGGATCAGATCGTCAACGCCCTCAATGTCTTGCGCGACGTGCGTGACCAAGGCATCGAATGGCTGTTTCTGGAGACCTACGGTCAGCCCTGGTTGCAGACATTGGCCGGGCTCGGCGTCGACCGTGGCGAGCTGCCCAACCGTCGCCCCGGGCTCGAGCCCGAGCATGGCCGCTTCATCGCCCAGCGCATGGAGGCGCTGCGCGGACGGATCGCCGAGGGCGACAGCCATCACGCAGTGATGCGCGCGCTGATCTTCGTGCTGGGGGGCGCGCCATCCACCGACGAGCGCAACTTCCAGCGGCTCAAGCAAACCCGTGCCCAGATCGAGCCGGATATCAATCTGAGCACGTTCAAGGCGCTGGTCCGCGAGCAGTTCTTCATTCTCAAGCTGGATTCGCCGGCGGCCCTGGAGGCGCTGCCAACCCTGCTCGAGGGCCAGAACGCACAGGCCATCGACGCGCATCTTGCGCACATCGAGCATGTCGTCGAGGCCAGTGCGCCGCTGTCCGAGCGTACCCAGTCACGCCTCGATCGGGTGCGCGAATTGTTCGCGCGGGCCAAGCCGGAAGCCAGACCCGGGCCGGCGTGACGTAACGCTCGAAAACCCCTGATCGGCACGGCGGGCCAGGGGGCTTTCATGTGGCCGGGCTTGGCGAGGGTCTCGTGCCAGCGTCCCGCCCATTGGAGCAGTTCCGTCTTCTTGGCGTCATGGGCGATCAGCGCGATGCGCTTTCTCGCCGGCAGGGTGCGCTGAATCTGGCGTCGCGGACGCTCGGGGCCGCTGACCTCACCGCTCATGACGACGCCGCGTCCAGGTCGAGAATCTTCATCGAGTTGGTGCCGCCATGCGCGTTCATGTGATCGCCGCGAGTCAGGATCACATGATCGTCGGGCTCGGCGATGCCGCGGTCGCGGAGCAATCGCAGGGCGCGCACATCGAGCTCCTCGGGCGGAATGTTGGTAGTGTCGAAGGGCAGCGAGACCACGCCGCGATACAGCGCCATGCGCCGCTGGGCGATGGGGCTGTGGGCCAGTCCGACGATCGGCAGTCCCGAGCGGATGCGCGAGGCGATCAGCGGCGTGTAGCCGGTGGCGGTCATGCAGGCGATCGCCGCCACGCCGGCCAGATGGTTGGCGGCGTACATTGCGGATAGCGCCACCGTTTCGTCGATGCGGGTGAAATCCTCGTGGATGCGGTGCTTGGACTCCTGGATGCTGCGTTCGCGCTCGGCGCCCAGGCACAGGCGCTGCATCGCCTCGACGGTTTCGACCGGGTAGTCGCCGGCGGCGGTCTCGGCGGAGAGCATCACCGCATCGGTGCCGTCGAGCACGGCGTTGGCGACGTCGAACACCTCGGCACGGGTCGGCAACGGCGAGGTGATCATCGACTCCATCATCTGGGTGGCGGTGATCACCGCGCGATTGAGGCTACGCGCGCGCTGGATCAGGCGCTTCTGCACGCCGATCAACTGGGCGTCGCCGATCTCCACGCCGAGATCGCCGCGGGCTACCATCACCGCCTCGGAGGCGCGGATGATGTCGTCCATCACCTCGGGGTCGGCGACCGCCTCGGCGCGTTCGATCTTGGCCACCAGGCCGATCTCGGCGCCGGCCTCGCCGAGCAGCTCGCGGGCCAGCTGCATGTCGGCCGCCGAGCGCGGGAACGACACCGCGAGGTAATCGACGCCGATATCGATGGCGGTCTTTAGATCCTCGCGGTCCTTGTCGGTGAGGGCCGCCGCCGACAGGCCGCCGCCCTGCTTGTTGATGCCCTTGTTGTTGGACAGCTTGCCGCCGACGCGCACCGTGGTATGGACCCGCGGTGGCTCGACCTTGATTACTTCCAGTTCGAGGCGGCCGTCGTCGAGCAGCAGCACGTCGCCGGCGCTGACGTCGTCGGCCAGCGTCTTGTAGTCGCAACCGACCTGGGTGGCATCGCCGGCATCGCGCGCAAGCGACACGTCGAGGATGAACGTCTGATCCTCGACGAGCGTAACCGCGCCGTCGGCGAAACGGGCGATGCGAATCTTCGGGCCCTGCAGGTCGCCGAGCGCGGCGACGCTGCGACCATGACGCTCGGCGGCTTCGCGCACCGCACTCAGGCGGCGGCGATGATCCTCGGGCGAGCCGTGGGAAAAGTTCAGCCGCACCACGTCGACGCCGATACGGATGAGTTCGTCGAGTACGCCCTCGCGATCGCTGGCGGGGCCCAGGGTGGCGACGATCTTGGTGCGGCGAAGGGGGGCATGGCCGTGCAAGTCCGGCATGAGAAGCTCCTTACTGCTCGGTACTGTCTCTATAAAGGTGGCAACGATCGTCCGCCATGCAAAGTGCTTGTGCGGAAGTCCACGTCAACAAGCCTGGCGGTCGTGCCTGCGACAACATGTAGTCATTTTACTACATCATAGTACAGCACGTTGTCGCCGGACGTGAAAGCCGCGCGATCCCCGACTCCGCGCGTCCGACCGAGCGCAGTGTGGGACCAGGCCGGCCGCCATGGCAGGCTTGCGCCAAGCCTGGCCGCGCGTCTAGTGTCATGAAAACCCGCCTCGCACTTGACGCCATGCAGCGACTGGCGCCCAGCGGATGGCTGGGGTAGGGTAAGCGCATTTTGTCACCGGCGTTCGCGTTCGGTACGTCGTACACGTCGCCGCGTCATGCATGCGGACTCGACACGTAGAAAGTGGAGCACTATGGGCAAGTCACTGGTCATCGTTGAGTCGCCAGCCAAGGCCAAGACGATCAACAAGTACCTCGGCAACGATTTCATCGTGAAGTCGAGCGTCGGCCACATTCGCGACCTGCCGACCAGCGGCTCCGGCAAGAACGTCAGCGATCCCAAGGAGCGCGCCAGGCAGGCAGCGGCGACACGCAAGATGTCCCCCGAGGAGAAAGCTGTCTACCAGAAGCAGAAGTCCTGGCATCAGCTGGTGCGGCGCATGGGCATCGACCCGGAGCATGGCTGGCAGGCCAACTACGAGATCCTGCCGGGCAAGGAGAAGGTCGTCGAGGAGCTGGCCAAGCTGGCCAGCAAGGCCGACACCATCTATCTCGCCACCGACCTGGACCGCGAGGGGGAGGCGATCGCCTGGCACCTGCGCGAGACCATCGGTGGCGATGACGAACGTTACAAGCGGGTGGTGTTCAACGAGATCACCAAGAACGCCATTCAGGAAGCCTTCAAGGAGCCGGGCAGCCTCAACATGCCGCGGGTCGAGGCGCAGCAGACGCGGCGCTTCCTCGACCGGGTGGTGGGTTTCATGCTTTCTCCATTGCTGTGGAGCAAGGTCGCCCGCGGGCTGTCCGCCGGGCGCGTGCAATCGGTGGCGGTGCGCCTGATCGTCGAGCGCGAGCGCGAGATCCGCGCCTTCGTTCCCGAAGAGTTCTGGGACGTGCATGCCGATCTGGTCAGTTCAGCAGGCGAGCCGATACGCTTCGAACTGGTGCGCCAGGACGGCAAGCCGTTCCGGCCCACCTCCGAGGCCGAGACCCTTACGCGCATCGCAGCGCTTCACAAGGCCGATCTTGAGATCACCGCCCGCGAGGAGAAGCCGACCCGCTCCAAGCCCAACGCGCCGTTCATCACCTCGACCCTGCAGCAGGCCGCCAGCGGCCGGCTGGGATTCTCGGTGAAGAAGACCATGACCCTGGCCCAGCGTCTCTACGAGGCGGGTTACATCACCTACATGCGTACCGATTCCACCAATCTTTCGCAGGAAGCGGTGAGCGGTGTGCGCGACTACATCGAGGGTCAGTTCGGCCAGCGCTACCTGCCCGAAGCGCCGCTGCGCTATTCGAGCAAGGAGGGCGCCCAGGAGGCCCACGAGGCGATCCGTCCCTCCGAGGTGACGCGCACCGCCGCCGACCTGGCCGGCATGGAGCGCGATGCCGAGCGGCTCTACGAGCTGATCTGGCGCCAGTTCGTGGCCTGCCAGATGACCCCGGCGGAGTACCTGTCGACCACGCTGACGGTGGAAACCCAGGGCTTCGAGCTGCGCGCCAAGGGCCGCGTGCTCAAGTTCGACGGTTATACCCGGGTCATGAAGCCGACCGGCAAGAAGGACGAGGACCAGACGCTGCCCGATCTGGCCGAGGGCACCGCGATGGTGCTCGAGCGCCTCGACCCGCAGCAGCACTTCACCAAGCCGCCGGCGCGCTACACCGAGGCGAGCCTGGTCAAGGAGCTGGAGAAGCGCGGCATCGGCCGGCCGTCGACCTACGCCTCGATCATCTCGACCATTCAGGATCGCGGCTACGTCAAGCTCGAGAGCCGGCGCTTCTATGCCGAGAAGCTCGGCGACATCGTCACCGACCGGCTGGCCGAATCGTTCAGCGACCTGATGGATTACGGCTTCACCGCGCGCATGGAGGACAGCCTCGACGAGGTCGCCGAAGGCGAGCGCAACTGGCGGACGCTGCTCGACGCCTTCTACGCCGAGTTCCGGGCCAAGCTGGAAACAGCCGAGGGCGAGGACGGCATGCGCCCCAACCAGCCGGTGCCCACCGACATCGACTGCCCCAAGTGCGGGCGCAAGATGCAGATTCGCACCGCCTCGACCGGGGTATTCCTGGGCTGCTCGGGATACAACCTGCCGCCCAAGGAGCGCTGCAAGACCACCATCGACCTGATTCCCGGCGACGAGGCGGTCGCCGCCGAGGCCGGCGAGGACGCCGAGACCGATGCGCTGCGCGCCAAGCGTCGCTGCCCCAAGTGCGGCACGGCGATGGACAGCTACCTGATCGACGAGACCCGCAAATTGCATATCTGCGGCAACAGCCCCGATTGCGACGGCCACGAGATCGAGTCCGGCAAGTTCAAGCTCAAGGGCTACGAAGGGCCGACCATCGAGTGCGACAAGTGCGGCAGCGACATGCAGTTGAAGTCGGGCCGCTTCGGCAAGTATTTCGGCTGCACCAACGAGAATTGCAAGAATACCCGCAAGCTGCTTAGAAGCGGCGAGGTGGCGCCGCCCAAGATGGACCCGATCCCGATGCCCGAGCTGGCCTGCCAGAAGGTCGACGACCATTACGTGCTGCGCGACGGCGCCAGCGGGCTGTTCTTGGCCGCCAGCCAGTTTCCCAAGAATCGCGAGACCCGCGCGCCGCTGGTCGCCGAACTCAAGGCCCACGCCAAGGAGCTGCCCGAGAAGTATCACTTCCTGCTCGAGGCTCCCGCCCAGGACCCCGACGGCCGGCCGGCGCAGATCCGCTTCTCGCGCAAGACCAAGAGCCAGTACGTGATGAGCGACGAGGAGGGCAGGGCCACCGGCTGGAAGGCGATTTACGAGGACGGCCGCTGGCAGATCGAGGACAAGCGCAAGTGACTCCCCGAGGACGCACCAACCAGTTGCTCTACCAGGCCGAATTGCTGCTCGCCTGCGAGCCCGGCGACGACGAGCATGCCGCGGCGCGGCACATGGCGATCGAGGAGGGCACGCTGGCGCTTGCCGAGCTGGCGCTCGACGCGGCGTTGCGCGAACTCACCGAGCATGCTGCGTTTAAGCGTCACGACTGGCGGGAACTGCTGGAAGGCCAGGATGAAGGCGTCGCCGAGTTGCGCCGCCTGCGGGTGCTGCGCGACGACCCGGAAAGTTGGCTGGCGAGGCTCTGTCTGCGACTGCATGCGCTGCACGATGTCGAGGGCGCGGCGCGGCGCGAGGCGAGCGATTCGCTGATCGTCGCCGCCGATCGCGTGACCCTGGGCGACGAGCTACACTGGTGCCTGCGGGCCTTCAAGGACGAGCTCGCCGCGTTGCGCGAAACCAGCGTCGAATGGTGACGCCCAGGCGCGCTAAGTGTTAGGCTGTCGTCATAGAATAACGACCATGGCCGTATGCCGTGGTCGTTTTTTGTTGCCAAGGAATAACCAGCCATGGCGCAATGAATCGAGGTGACCGTGTCAGAGACTGCCGTGTTGGAAATCGTCGAACTCGCCGATGGCGAATTCGTGTTGCGCCCGGCCGATGAAGGCGAGGGCGAGCCGCTGTTGAGCATTCGCATCTCCGAGGAAGCCGCCGAGCTGCTGAGTCAGAGTCGCTTCGAGGTGGCCCGGAAGATGATCGATCACGCGATAACCCAGACCACCCTGTGGGAGGGCGAGAAGGACGCAACGTCGCTGCCCGAGACGATGCATTGACTGTCGGGCACGTTGCCGTGCCCGCTCATGAATGAAATCCATGGCGGGCCTGAATCGTACCCGCTAGCCAGCACGCTCCTGATCCATCCGGCAACCAACGAGGGGGCGGCATGCAACGTGTAGCCATTCTGGTCGACGTGCAGAACGTCTACTACACCACTCGCCAGGCGTTCGGCCGGCATTTCGACTACAACGCCTTCTGGGCGCAGGCCAGCGCCGGGCGCGAGGTGGTCGCGGCCCACGCCTACGCGGTCGACCGCGGCGACGACAAGCAGCGCCAGTTCCAGAACATCCTGCGCGCCATCGGTTTCGAGGTGAAACTCAAGCCCTACATCCAGCGCCGCGACGGCTCGGCGAAGGGCGACTGGGACGTCGGCATTGCCCTCGACGCCATCGAACTCGCCGAGCGCGTCGACCGCTTGGTGCTGGTGTCCGGCGACGGCGATTTCGCGCTGCTGGTGCAGCGTGTCGGCCAGCGCTTCGCGGTCCCGGTCGAGGTCTACGGCGTCGCTCGACTCAGCGCCGAAGCGCTGGTGCGCGCGGCCTCGCCGTTCATCGCCATCGACGCGCCGCTGCTGCTGGCGGCGCGCCCGGCTCAGCCTTCGCGGTGACGCTTCATCCAGTTGACCAGTCCGCCTTCGAGCAGTATCTCGACCTGGCGCGGGGTCAGGTCGTGGCGCAGCACGATTTCGCCGTCATCGCTTTGGACGGCGATGCGATCGCCCTGCTTCAGGGTCTCGTGCACACCCTCGAAGGTTAGCGTCTGGCCGCTTTCCAGGGTGTCGTAATCGCCGGGATCGTCGAAGCGCAACGGCAGCACGCCGAAGTTCACCAGGTTCTGCCAGTGGATGCGCGCAAAGCTCTTGGCGATGG
The genomic region above belongs to Halomonas zincidurans B6 and contains:
- a CDS encoding acetyl-CoA carboxylase biotin carboxylase subunit; this translates as MFHKLLIANRGEIAVRIVRACAEMDIRSVAVYTEPDRFALHVKRADEAHFVGDDPLAGYLDPQRLVDLARETGCDAIHPGYGFLSENADLARICSEAGIAFVGPSSTVIARMGDKTAARAAMREAGVPVTPGSEGNLASCEDALALAETIGYPVMLKATSGGGGRGIRRCDDATQLRQAWERVISEATKAFGSADVFMEKCVVEPRHIEVQILADRHANVIHLFERDCSIQRRNQKLIEIAPSPQLTPEQRAYVGELAVRAAEAVGYENAGTVEFLVKGNEIYFMEMNTRVQVEHTISEAITGVDIVREQIRIAAGLKLAFRQEDIRHHGYAIQFRINAEDPKNDFLPSFGRITRYYAPGGPGVRTDTAIYTGYTIPPYFDSMCLKLIVWGLTWEETLNRGIRALNDMRLQGVKTTAPYYQEILRHPDFRRGEFDTGFVPAHPELLNYSVKRNPEEVALAIAAAIAAHAGL
- the topA gene encoding type I DNA topoisomerase → MGKSLVIVESPAKAKTINKYLGNDFIVKSSVGHIRDLPTSGSGKNVSDPKERARQAAATRKMSPEEKAVYQKQKSWHQLVRRMGIDPEHGWQANYEILPGKEKVVEELAKLASKADTIYLATDLDREGEAIAWHLRETIGGDDERYKRVVFNEITKNAIQEAFKEPGSLNMPRVEAQQTRRFLDRVVGFMLSPLLWSKVARGLSAGRVQSVAVRLIVEREREIRAFVPEEFWDVHADLVSSAGEPIRFELVRQDGKPFRPTSEAETLTRIAALHKADLEITAREEKPTRSKPNAPFITSTLQQAASGRLGFSVKKTMTLAQRLYEAGYITYMRTDSTNLSQEAVSGVRDYIEGQFGQRYLPEAPLRYSSKEGAQEAHEAIRPSEVTRTAADLAGMERDAERLYELIWRQFVACQMTPAEYLSTTLTVETQGFELRAKGRVLKFDGYTRVMKPTGKKDEDQTLPDLAEGTAMVLERLDPQQHFTKPPARYTEASLVKELEKRGIGRPSTYASIISTIQDRGYVKLESRRFYAEKLGDIVTDRLAESFSDLMDYGFTARMEDSLDEVAEGERNWRTLLDAFYAEFRAKLETAEGEDGMRPNQPVPTDIDCPKCGRKMQIRTASTGVFLGCSGYNLPPKERCKTTIDLIPGDEAVAAEAGEDAETDALRAKRRCPKCGTAMDSYLIDETRKLHICGNSPDCDGHEIESGKFKLKGYEGPTIECDKCGSDMQLKSGRFGKYFGCTNENCKNTRKLLRSGEVAPPKMDPIPMPELACQKVDDHYVLRDGASGLFLAASQFPKNRETRAPLVAELKAHAKELPEKYHFLLEAPAQDPDGRPAQIRFSRKTKSQYVMSDEEGRATGWKAIYEDGRWQIEDKRK
- a CDS encoding DUF533 domain-containing protein gives rise to the protein MDDKHRSDELARLVDQCYSQARRVDGRSALMGGALGLLLSSRHGRGVLGKALKYGLVAGVGALAWRARSERERSPSRGLDDATPSSNGDETIAETRVSETPAAGTPAAGTPAAGTSTGSFATQRDDAEPPQVP
- the oadA gene encoding sodium-extruding oxaloacetate decarboxylase subunit alpha, whose amino-acid sequence is MSPKQPDRVHVTDVVLRDGHQSLIATRMRTEDMLPICPQLDAIGFHSLEVWGGATFDACVRFLKEDPWERLRALKEALPATPLQMLLRGQNLLGYRHYADDVVERFVARSADNGIDIFRIFDALNDLRNLETAMRAVKASGKHAQGTLCYTVSPVHTLAMFVEQARRLVEMGADSIAIKDMAGLLTPYATEQLVAALVEAVEVPIHLHAHATSGLSSLCHLKAIEAGCRHIDTCNSGFAGGTSHPSTEAMVAALQGTGYDTGLDLEALKQVGDYFREVRRKYAAFESEFTREDVSVQINQVPGGMMSNLANQLKEQNALSRIREVFAEIPRVRADLGYPPLVTPTSQIVGTQAVMNVLTGERYKAITNEVKRYLQGGYGQPPAEVDAEIRRRAIGNQPVEEGRPADALAPEMERLGRETGELAESEEDVLTFAMFPELGRDFLQGRRDGTLSPEPLPAPDAAAGRPATEGVPTEFVIDVHGESYEVQITGVGRNTGGKRQVYLTLDGMPEEVVFEAKDDYVGSAAPGRAKASAPGHVTTSMPGNIVDVLVAVGDGVEAGQPVLVTEAMKMESEVHARVAGTVQAVHVARGDRVTPGEVLIEID
- a CDS encoding DUF3141 domain-containing protein, with protein sequence MLSLYASMAQAATTFWDPLGIGRAAIDYWRDAAERSVLYLDVMRQRGNQYLEHMEKTRPSVLGFATEMLVDGRDLPRPVNYELMRVLPPEGVIVDDDMRPFVVVDPRAGHGPGIGGFKPDSEIGVALRAGHPCYFIGFLPFPVPGQTVEDVVEAEAHFLRQIIERHPQTDEKPMVVGNCQAGWQLMMAAALEPDCFGPILIAGAPLSYWAGERGKAPMRYSGGMLGGSWLTAFASDLGAGNFDGAWLVQNFEKLNPANTLWSKQYNLFANVDSEARRYLEFERWWGGHVVLDGAEIQYIVDNLFIGNRLSSAQLQTRDGRRIDLRNVRSPIVVFCSKGDDITPPPQALGWIRDLYGSVDDIQANDQTIVYCVHDTTGHLGIFVSGSVSRKEHAEFTENMDYIDILPPGLYEAAVNERPGDGSAAQHVDGDYLLEFTPRDLDDVNAIVQPIHEDERRFATLARVSEINLGIYQRYAQPWMQAIVTPEAARWIRRMHPIRLGYKLLSDRNPASVPLPVMADFVKANRAAVGNDNPFRVAESMLSDQIVNALNVLRDVRDQGIEWLFLETYGQPWLQTLAGLGVDRGELPNRRPGLEPEHGRFIAQRMEALRGRIAEGDSHHAVMRALIFVLGGAPSTDERNFQRLKQTRAQIEPDINLSTFKALVREQFFILKLDSPAALEALPTLLEGQNAQAIDAHLAHIEHVVEASAPLSERTQSRLDRVRELFARAKPEARPGPA
- the pyk gene encoding pyruvate kinase; amino-acid sequence: MPDLHGHAPLRRTKIVATLGPASDREGVLDELIRIGVDVVRLNFSHGSPEDHRRRLSAVREAAERHGRSVAALGDLQGPKIRIARFADGAVTLVEDQTFILDVSLARDAGDATQVGCDYKTLADDVSAGDVLLLDDGRLELEVIKVEPPRVHTTVRVGGKLSNNKGINKQGGGLSAAALTDKDREDLKTAIDIGVDYLAVSFPRSAADMQLARELLGEAGAEIGLVAKIERAEAVADPEVMDDIIRASEAVMVARGDLGVEIGDAQLIGVQKRLIQRARSLNRAVITATQMMESMITSPLPTRAEVFDVANAVLDGTDAVMLSAETAAGDYPVETVEAMQRLCLGAERERSIQESKHRIHEDFTRIDETVALSAMYAANHLAGVAAIACMTATGYTPLIASRIRSGLPIVGLAHSPIAQRRMALYRGVVSLPFDTTNIPPEELDVRALRLLRDRGIAEPDDHVILTRGDHMNAHGGTNSMKILDLDAASS